One Megasphaera elsdenii DSM 20460 genomic window carries:
- a CDS encoding SDR family NAD(P)-dependent oxidoreductase — MDTVLISGGTSGIGLATAAVLLDRGWNVAISGRHQEKGEAALAFLARPGRTFYIQGDVVSDDDCRRMVEETVRQFGGLDGLVTSAGVYEENLLENVTPDDMQRLFSINVFGTMYLCRHALPYLRHKPGSIVTVSSDAGLQGNVACSLYGATKGAVVAFTKSLALEAAPHQIRVNCVCPGDVETPLLEQQLRDHPDTTKDTMKEQYPLYRLARADEVAKAIAFLLSEDASFITAAALPVDGGLTSW, encoded by the coding sequence ATGGATACGGTACTTATCAGCGGTGGCACGTCGGGCATCGGCCTGGCGACGGCGGCTGTGTTATTGGACCGGGGCTGGAACGTCGCCATCAGCGGCCGTCATCAAGAAAAGGGGGAGGCTGCCCTGGCTTTCCTGGCTCGGCCCGGCCGGACCTTTTATATTCAAGGCGACGTAGTAAGCGACGACGACTGCCGCCGGATGGTCGAAGAGACGGTCCGCCAGTTCGGCGGCCTCGACGGCCTGGTCACGTCGGCCGGCGTCTATGAAGAGAATCTCTTGGAAAATGTCACGCCTGACGATATGCAGCGCCTGTTTTCCATCAACGTCTTCGGGACGATGTATCTCTGCCGCCATGCCCTGCCGTACTTGCGGCACAAGCCCGGAAGCATCGTCACCGTCAGCAGTGATGCCGGCCTTCAGGGCAACGTGGCCTGTTCCCTCTATGGGGCGACGAAAGGTGCCGTCGTGGCCTTTACCAAATCCCTGGCCCTGGAAGCGGCACCGCACCAGATACGGGTCAACTGCGTCTGTCCCGGCGATGTCGAGACGCCCCTGCTGGAACAGCAGCTCCGGGACCATCCCGACACGACGAAAGATACCATGAAAGAGCAGTACCCCTTGTACCGCCTGGCCCGGGCCGACGAAGTGGCCAAGGCCATTGCCTTCCTCCTCAGCGAGGACGCGTCATTCATTACGGCAGCCGCACTTCCTGTCGATGGGGGTTTGACAAGCTGGTAG
- a CDS encoding MGDG synthase family glycosyltransferase: MTKKKVLILSASIGTGHTQAARAIEEYVKTIPEECEVEHLDFLSNDVLSIDNIVKETYIKILDVFPMLYDLMYYSSQGYKKGLVVKTLFAWGLKRRMLKVLAEKKPDVLVFTHPFPAGAAALLKRQHRLDIPLVGVITDFAIHQLWVYPQIDVYCVAASQLKDLLVEQGIAADKVVVSGIPVRKAFEQDRWHWDAAHEADKNVLIMGGGLGMGSIKQSLTLLDRLDAVDSFTVVTGYNADLYDELCKMRSELRHPVDILGYTNQIPQLMCRASLLVTKPGALTCTEAAAVQVPMVLYSPIPGQEEANATYMQSKGCARWVKKQEDLVSVAAGLLTHPEELEAMAEASLDCHRDGARIIGKEIVRLLRPQTAGAATDLIYEH, from the coding sequence ATGACAAAGAAGAAAGTCCTGATCCTGTCCGCATCTATCGGCACGGGGCATACACAGGCAGCACGGGCGATAGAAGAATACGTCAAGACCATTCCCGAAGAATGTGAAGTGGAACACCTGGATTTCCTGTCCAACGATGTCCTGTCTATCGACAACATCGTCAAGGAAACGTATATCAAGATCCTCGACGTCTTTCCCATGCTGTACGATTTGATGTACTATTCGTCACAAGGATATAAGAAGGGACTCGTCGTCAAGACGCTCTTTGCCTGGGGGCTCAAGCGGCGGATGCTCAAGGTATTGGCCGAAAAGAAGCCCGATGTCCTCGTCTTCACGCATCCCTTCCCGGCAGGGGCGGCGGCCCTTTTGAAGCGCCAGCACCGCCTCGACATCCCCCTGGTAGGGGTCATTACGGATTTCGCCATCCACCAGCTCTGGGTCTATCCCCAGATCGACGTCTATTGTGTCGCCGCTTCGCAGCTCAAGGACCTGCTCGTCGAACAGGGCATCGCTGCCGATAAGGTCGTCGTATCGGGCATCCCCGTGCGCAAGGCCTTCGAACAGGACCGCTGGCATTGGGATGCGGCTCATGAAGCTGACAAGAACGTCCTCATCATGGGTGGCGGCCTGGGCATGGGGTCCATCAAGCAGTCCCTGACCCTGCTGGACCGCCTCGATGCCGTCGACAGCTTCACCGTCGTCACCGGCTACAACGCCGACTTGTACGACGAGCTGTGCAAGATGCGCAGTGAATTGCGCCATCCCGTCGATATCCTGGGCTATACCAACCAGATTCCCCAGCTCATGTGCCGGGCGTCGCTGCTGGTCACGAAGCCCGGTGCCCTAACCTGTACCGAAGCGGCAGCCGTCCAGGTGCCGATGGTCCTGTACAGTCCCATCCCGGGCCAGGAAGAAGCCAATGCGACGTACATGCAGTCCAAGGGTTGTGCCCGCTGGGTCAAGAAGCAGGAAGACCTGGTATCGGTCGCAGCCGGCCTCCTGACGCATCCGGAAGAACTGGAAGCCATGGCGGAAGCCAGTCTCGACTGTCATCGCGACGGTGCGCGGATCATCGGCAAAGAAATCGTCCGCCTCCTGCGGCCGCAGACAGCCGGCGCGGCGACGGATTTGATATATGAACATTGA
- a CDS encoding sulfite exporter TauE/SafE family protein — protein MEFQLFHTTLSASLLLFIMAGGFLAGFVDSIAGGGGLISLPVLLAAGLPPHLAIGTNKFSATFGAVMSAWQFWRAGKVDMGLLKRILPGTFVGAVLGCLVMLYLPSEWLQPIIIVALIAAAAFVFTQRQLGAVSTYSGNTRGNVLAALVMALAIGFYDGFIGPGTGTFLIVGFATLGFDFVTAAGNAKILNLMSNVTSFVLLIWWGQILYVYGIAMAVCIFTGAFFGSRLAIRRGTGFVRLVMLAVTIVLIGKLGLSYFGIM, from the coding sequence ATGGAATTTCAACTTTTTCATACGACCTTATCGGCGTCGCTGCTGCTCTTCATCATGGCCGGAGGCTTTTTGGCCGGTTTCGTCGATTCCATTGCCGGCGGTGGCGGTCTCATTTCCCTGCCGGTCCTCTTAGCCGCTGGCCTGCCGCCGCATCTGGCCATCGGGACCAATAAGTTCTCCGCTACCTTTGGCGCCGTCATGAGCGCCTGGCAGTTCTGGCGGGCTGGCAAGGTCGATATGGGCCTGTTGAAGCGGATCCTGCCGGGAACCTTCGTCGGCGCCGTCCTGGGCTGCCTGGTCATGCTCTATCTGCCCAGCGAATGGCTCCAGCCCATCATCATCGTCGCCCTCATCGCCGCAGCGGCCTTCGTCTTTACCCAGCGCCAGCTCGGCGCCGTCAGTACGTACAGCGGCAACACCCGGGGCAATGTCCTGGCCGCCCTGGTCATGGCCCTGGCTATTGGCTTCTATGACGGCTTTATCGGGCCGGGGACGGGGACCTTCCTCATCGTCGGCTTCGCCACTTTGGGCTTCGACTTCGTCACGGCTGCGGGCAATGCCAAGATCCTCAACCTCATGAGCAATGTGACGTCTTTCGTTCTCCTCATCTGGTGGGGCCAGATTCTCTACGTCTACGGCATCGCCATGGCCGTATGCATCTTTACGGGCGCTTTCTTCGGCTCCCGCCTGGCCATCCGCCGTGGCACGGGTTTCGTCCGCCTGGTCATGTTGGCCGTGACGATCGTCCTCATCGGCAAATTGGGCTTATCTTATTTTGGGATCATGTAG